In Candidatus Angelobacter sp., a single genomic region encodes these proteins:
- a CDS encoding universal stress protein, producing the protein MYKKILVALENSRADQSLLPHVTELARRLHSRLLLVHVADGWVARNFEQLKLAESQEMKDDRGYLEAAAGRLRAEGLEVSAHLALGDPPTEIIRTAEREQCDLIAMTTHGHRLIGDLILGSTIHEVRHKTTIPVLLVRAAEK; encoded by the coding sequence ATGTACAAAAAAATCCTCGTTGCACTCGAAAACAGCCGCGCTGACCAGAGCCTGCTGCCGCACGTCACCGAACTGGCCAGACGCCTGCATTCACGTCTGCTGCTGGTGCATGTGGCCGACGGCTGGGTCGCCCGCAACTTCGAACAACTCAAGCTTGCTGAATCCCAGGAAATGAAGGATGACCGCGGCTATCTGGAGGCGGCCGCGGGCAGGCTGCGGGCGGAAGGTCTGGAAGTCTCCGCTCATCTCGCCCTCGGTGATCCGCCCACGGAAATCATCCGGACCGCCGAACGCGAACAGTGCGATCTGATCGCGATGACAACGCATGGGCACCGGTTGATTGGCGATTTGATCCTGGGCAGCACCATCCATGAGGTCCGTCACAAGACGACCATCCCCGTCCTGCTGGTGCGGGCGGCCGAAAAATAG